A window from Deltaproteobacteria bacterium encodes these proteins:
- a CDS encoding TMEM165/GDT1 family protein yields the protein MDLRLFATVFASVFVAELGDKTQLATLLYSAQAENPRLTVFLASASALVLTSAIGVLAGGWVSQHVSPRVLQWIAGVGFIVIGAWILWSSGD from the coding sequence ATGGACCTGCGCCTGTTCGCGACCGTCTTCGCCTCGGTCTTCGTCGCCGAGCTCGGCGACAAGACCCAGCTCGCGACGCTGCTCTACTCCGCCCAGGCGGAGAACCCGCGGCTCACCGTCTTCCTCGCCTCGGCCTCTGCGCTCGTGCTGACCTCCGCGATCGGCGTGCTGGCGGGCGGCTGGGTCTCCCAGCACGTGAGCCCGCGCGTCCTGCAATGGATCGCCGGGGTCGGCTTCATCGTGATCGGCGCGTGGATCCTGTGGAGCAGCGGCGACTGA